One Helianthus annuus cultivar XRQ/B chromosome 7, HanXRQr2.0-SUNRISE, whole genome shotgun sequence genomic region harbors:
- the LOC110866776 gene encoding uncharacterized protein LOC110866776, translating into MVRADITGYTQSFHDLSRVIPYLVTPEYKRIERYIWGLSPKIRSLVTAAKPTTITQAVTIAVSLTEDGVRMNIFSEKGDEKKETHVESSNSGKRTRQNNSQKDARAFVATNDTGPKKYAGTLPKCEPCKYHHLGDCRVVKCDKCGKNGHRAESCWGTGNNTGSGSGNGNKNGNGNGRGQGCFRCGSKDHFKKDCPKENPAQGRAFVIGAKDARQDPNVVTGTFLINNHFASILFDTGSDFSFISMDFKNIVGIETSKLHVPYSIELANGKLVESGEVAKGCSLELGEQTFKIDLLPVKLGSFDVVVGMDWLSDNRAEVVCHEKIICLPLANEETLVIHGEKRDMPMRIINCMKAQKCLRKGGIAFLAHVVDKKAEGP; encoded by the exons ATGGTCAGAGCTGATATCACTGGATATACGCAAAGCTTTCACGACCTGTCCCGCGTGATTCCTTATCTTGTAACACCTGAATACAAGCGTATCGAGCGCTACATCTGGGGACTTTCTCCCAAGATTCGGAGTTTGGTTACTGCAGCTAAGCCCACGACTATTACTCAGGCTGTGACTATAGCCGTGAGCCTCACTGAAGACGGGGTCAGGATGAATATATTCTCAGAGAAAGGTGATGAGAAGAAGGAAACACATGTCGAGTCTTCCAACAGTGGGAAGAGGAC gcgACAGAATAACTCGCAAAAGGATGCAAGGGCGTTTGTAGCCACAAACGACACTGGTCCTAAGAAGTACGCTGGTACTTTACCCAAGTGTGAGCCTTGCAAATATCATCATTTGGGCGATTGTCGGGTTGTCAAGTGTGACAAGTGTGGCAAGAATGGCCACCGTGCTGAATCATGTTGGGGAACGGGAAATAATACTGGATCGGGAAGTGGAAATGGTAACAAGAATGGGAATGGAAATGGGCGTGGTCAAGGATGCTTTAGATGCGGAAGCAAGGATCACTTCAAGAAAGACTGTCCTAAAGAAAACCCAGCTCAGGGTAGGGCATTTGTGATCGGAGCAAAGGATGCGCGCCaagaccctaatgtggtcactggtacgttcctcaTCAACAATCATTtcgcatccatattatttgatacCGGTTCCGATTTTAGTTTTATTTCTATGGACTTTAAAAATATTGTGGGCATAGAAACAAGTAAGTTACATGTGCCTTACTCAATAGAATTGGCAAACGGTAAACTAGTCGAGTCCGGGGAAGTTGCTAAGGGATGTTCCTTAGAACTTGGCGAACAAACATTCAAAATCGATCTCTTACCCGTGaagttgggtagtttcgacgtagtggtcggcatggattggttatccgatAACCGAGCCGAAGTCGTGTGCCATGAGAAGATCATATGCCTACCACTAGCGAACGAAGAGACACTTGTtattcatggagagaagcgcgaCATGCCAATGCGGATTATCAACtgtatgaaggcacagaagtgcttacggAAGGGTGGTATTGCATTCCTTGCGCATGTTGTTGACAAGAAGGCCGAGGGGCCGTAG